A genomic region of Mycobacterium sp. Aquia_213 contains the following coding sequences:
- a CDS encoding suppressor of fused domain protein, whose amino-acid sequence MSEILNRVRAHLREHFATAGQWGEPDSASVTFLGTEPMEVLRFRAKDGLVQYVSLGCSRHPMGDPTEIVVDAQRGPRAEIGLCLRDPGPATGIARSLAILAASPAVDGVVLVADALIDLGSPLWALPSRRVPFTAVLLGRSDIADLPLEPPCDPVVFLSATPITATEAAWVRLKGAEAMRQAWRSDGVDVLDPNRRAAQPN is encoded by the coding sequence GTGAGCGAAATACTGAACCGGGTACGGGCGCACCTGCGCGAGCACTTCGCGACGGCAGGGCAGTGGGGTGAGCCCGATTCGGCGAGCGTGACATTTCTGGGGACCGAGCCGATGGAGGTGCTGCGATTCCGCGCGAAAGACGGGTTGGTGCAGTACGTGTCGCTGGGGTGCTCGCGCCATCCGATGGGCGACCCCACCGAGATCGTCGTCGACGCGCAGCGCGGCCCGCGCGCCGAGATCGGGCTCTGTCTGCGAGACCCCGGGCCGGCCACCGGAATCGCCCGCAGCCTGGCGATACTGGCGGCCTCGCCGGCCGTCGACGGTGTGGTGCTCGTTGCGGACGCGCTGATAGATCTCGGCTCGCCGCTGTGGGCATTGCCGTCGCGGCGGGTGCCGTTCACGGCTGTTCTGTTGGGCCGCAGCGATATTGCGGATCTGCCGCTGGAGCCGCCGTGCGACCCGGTGGTGTTTCTCTCGGCCACGCCGATCACCGCGACCGAGGCGGCGTGGGTGCGGCTCAAAGGCGCCGAGGCTATGCGGCAGGCCTGGCGCAGCGACGGCGTCGACGTGCTGGACCCCAATCGCCGTGCAGCACAGCCGAACTGA